From one Gossypium hirsutum isolate 1008001.06 chromosome D08, Gossypium_hirsutum_v2.1, whole genome shotgun sequence genomic stretch:
- the LOC107928296 gene encoding uncharacterized protein, with translation MYYRCWDDSVGRARQDKRAGTQSHSSLLIGMILVDAGFILELLLRAYSEGLRAENDLIFAKSGTIHDLKRDLMLLENQLPFFLLKKMYKRALKCNPHYPSFLHLTCHFFSHYYNQSISIDEVLSPNNPRSSEYRSNLEDPKHFTDLIRTFSATILHYSEAAAVWKMEHSERKYTLHEFDIIPKAGGREEFDENNGELKIPPLKVDDSTESFYGNLMVWEQCYYPNDTFICDYIFLIGYLIKSAEDVSILVRKRILINQLGSPIEIVAMFNRLCKYINVGTENRYSSLFMKLNAYNAVPHHSWIAILKLEYFSTPWRGVATIAAIILLVLTMIQTICALISL, from the exons ATGTATTACAGGTGTTGGGATGATTCAGTGGGAAGAGCACGGCAAGACAAACGGGCCGGGACTCAATCACATTCGTCGTTGCTCATCGGAATGATTTTAGTTGATGCCGGTTTCATCCTTGAACTCTTGTTAAGAGCTTACTCCGAAGGATTGAGAGCTGAAAACGATCTCATCTTTGCCAAATCAGGGACAATCCATGATCTAAAACGAGACTTGATGTTGCTTGAAAACCagcttcctttctttcttctcaagAAAATGTATAAACGTGCCTTGAAATGTAATCCACATTACCCTTCTTTTCTTCATCTCACCTGTCATTTCTTTAGCCATTATTACAACCAAAGCATCTCCATTGATGAAGTTCTATCACCAAACAATCCCCGTAGTTCTGAATATAGATCCAACCTGGAAGACCCTAAGCATTTCACTGATTTGATAAGAACATTTTCAGCAACCATACTACACTATTCAGAAGCAGCAGCAGTGTGGAAAATGGAACATTCTGAGAGGAAATACACACTTCATGAATTTGATATCATTCCAAAAGCTGGAGGAAGGGAAG AATTTGATGAAAACAATGGAGAATTGAAGATCCCTCCTCTCAAGGTCGACGACTCCACGGAATCGTTTTATGGGAACCTCATGGTGTGGGAGCAATGCTATTATCCGAACGACACTTTCATTTGCGATTACATCTTTCTGATAGGATATCTCATCAAATCTGCTGAGGATGTGAGCATTCTTGTTCGGAAAAGAATTCTGATTAACCAGCTTGGCAGCCCTATTGAAATAGTAGCCATGTTTAACCGTCTCTGCAAATATATTAACGTGGGGACTGAGAACCGATATTCAAGTCTTTTCATGAAGCTCAATGCATACAATGCTGTTCCCCACCATAGTTGGATAGCAATACTTAAGCTCGAGTATTTTTCTACTCCTTGGAGAGGGGTTGCTACCATTGCTGCAATTATCTTGCTTGTTCTTACTATGATTCAAACCATTTGTGCTCTCATCTCCCTTTAG